From the genome of Spirochaetota bacterium:
ACTTGAGGAAGCTGTTTACCTTCTTCAGCAGGTATTTCCTGTCGAGGAGTCCGGCGTCGATATCGGGCAGCTTTTTACGCCGCACCATTTCGCCGATTTCCGCCGTTATACGCTCCATCGAATCGACAAACCTTTCTCTGGCGAGCACAAGGTTTTGCCTGGCGCTTTCGTTGCTCTTCGCGAGCCGCCTGATGTAGTACGCCGCGATCTGGCTGAAGGTGATCGTATGAAGCTGCCTGAGTATCTTCGCCAGGCGTTCGTTGAACTCCTCTTTCGGGCAGCGGAAAAAGACAGGGCGTCCGATGTTAATAAAGATGTCTTTTCCCCCTTTGACGAGGCGGTCGACCTTTACGTTTATCGGAATGACGTGGACTTTCTGGTGAGCGCTCTGAAAGGAGTTCTCGACGAGCTGGTAAACGGCGCTCCGTATTTTTTTGAGGCCCCCGAAACCCCAGGTGGTCCCTTCGGGGAACACCAGCGTGGACAGGCCCCTGGCTATACTCTCCCTGGCCCGGTTCATCTGGTTTCCGATCTCGTTCCTGATCCGCTCCCTTTTTACCGAGTACGTGTCGATGAAGGGGCGGTGAATGGTCGTAAGCCTCATTATTTTGAAAACGACAAAGGGGAGGGCCGTTTTATCGAGGAAGGTAAACAGGCATTTCAGGAACAGGTTCTTCTTCCCGAAGTTGCTGGCGAGGTAACTGCCGCTTAAAAAGTCCCCTTTGGCGAGTACCAGGAAATCGGGCCTGGGATGGAGCGAGTAGTACACCCGGGCGAGCGACGGTATCTCGTAATAGCTGTCATGCGTCGGTGAAATGATGACGGGGGTGGGAATCTTTTGCAGATGCTCGCGCCCTTTGAGATGCGGCCGCTGCCGCATTATAATGGAGGCAATGTGAAAGCACGAAATGATGAATTCACGAAATAAACGTCGAATCATTCGATCCCACCCTGTCACGGTGTAATGTACAACCGGAGTAGATGCTTATCCAATAATTACGATATGTCAACAATATTGTTCATCATTTCTGTTGACAAAAGAGACGTCGTTCGGTAAATTATCATTGTTGGGGTGGTTCCATGGCGGAGCCTGAGATTATACCCGTTGAACCTGATCCGGATAATGCCGGCGTAGGGATGCCAACCGCATAATCATCTCCCCCGTTTGAACGATCACCTCGTCCGGATTTTGATATGTCGCGCTCGATTTCAATCTTTGAGGGTGCCGGCTTTTTTTATAGAAGCGCCGCCCCGGGGTTGCCGTTCGCGGCGCGAAAACTTCAGGGGGGAACAATGGACAACGCATCGCTTTTAGCGGCTGTAAGGGAGAAGCAGCCGCTGGTACATCATCTTACGAACTGGGTCACCATTTATGACTGCGCCCAGCTGGTAAAGTCGTTCGGGGCCTCGCCGGTGATGGCCCACGCCGTGGAGGAGGCCGCCGACATGGCGTCGCTCGCCTCCGCACTGGTGCTCAACATCGGTACGCTCACCACCGAGTTAATTGAAGGCATGAAGCTCGCCGCGCGCGCGGCCAACGCCAAAGGCGCACCAGTGGTGCTCGATGTCTGCGGCGCGGGGGCCACGCCGTTTCGGGACAGGATGGTGGCCGCGCTCCTCGACGCGGCACGTATCGACATCATAAAGGGTAACGCCTCGGAGATCGCACGCGTTGCCGGCAGGCAGGTGAGGACCAGGGGCGTCGACGCGGGAAGCGTGGAGGGCAATCTGGCCGGTATCGCCGAAACGCTCGCCGCGGCGAGCGACTGCGTGGTGGTGGTTACGGGAAAGGAAGACATCGTCGCAGGAAAGGGCGCACGGTATTTCATCAAAAACGGACACGAGATGATGTCGCGCGTTGTCGGTACCGGCTGCATGGCGGCGTCGGCGATCGGCGCCTTCGCGGGAGTGTGCCCGGAAGACCTTCCGCGCGCGGCGACCGCCGGGCTGGTCTGTTTCGAGGTGGCGGCCGAGCTCGCGGTGAAGGGCGCGCAGGGCCCGGGCAGCTTCAAGGAACGGCTCTTCGACAGCGTCGCCGGGCTTACGGGGGAAAACGTCTCCACCATGCAGAAGGTGTGGTGATGAAAGGGTATTATTTTATCACCGATGCGGGACTGAGCAACGCGGGTAACATCGCGGACGTCCGGGCGGCGGCCACAGCCGGAGTGAAAGTGGTGCAGTACCGCAACAAGTCGAACATCACGCGCGACATGTACGAAGAGGCGCTGCTCATCAAAAGCGCGTGCGGCGACGGCGCGAAATTCATCATCAACGACCGCATCGACATAGCGCTCGCGGTCGACGCGGACGGCGTGCACATAGGCCGGGAGGATATGCCGTACATCCAGGCGCGCCGCCTGCTCGGCCCCGGTAAAATAATCGGCGTTACGGTGCACGACCTCGACGAGGCGCTCGAGGCGGAGGCGGCCGGCGCCGATTACCTGGGCTTAAGTCCCATCTTCACGACTGGCACCAAGGA
Proteins encoded in this window:
- a CDS encoding 1-acyl-sn-glycerol-3-phosphate acyltransferase — translated: MIRRLFREFIISCFHIASIIMRQRPHLKGREHLQKIPTPVIISPTHDSYYEIPSLARVYYSLHPRPDFLVLAKGDFLSGSYLASNFGKKNLFLKCLFTFLDKTALPFVVFKIMRLTTIHRPFIDTYSVKRERIRNEIGNQMNRARESIARGLSTLVFPEGTTWGFGGLKKIRSAVYQLVENSFQSAHQKVHVIPINVKVDRLVKGGKDIFINIGRPVFFRCPKEEFNERLAKILRQLHTITFSQIAAYYIRRLAKSNESARQNLVLARERFVDSMERITAEIGEMVRRKKLPDIDAGLLDRKYLLKKVNSFLKYCRKKRYLRPSLSIGKDNAFILDIEAILSSYSDREYRTRNPLGFHANELMSLGETSIRRIFDAHLGA
- the thiE gene encoding thiamine phosphate synthase, with the protein product MKGYYFITDAGLSNAGNIADVRAAATAGVKVVQYRNKSNITRDMYEEALLIKSACGDGAKFIINDRIDIALAVDADGVHIGREDMPYIQARRLLGPGKIIGVTVHDLDEALEAEAAGADYLGLSPIFTTGTKDDAGEPCGAAVIAQVKARCRIPVVAIGGIGLDNVDEVVAAGADMVCAISAVVTKPDVAAAIL
- the thiM gene encoding hydroxyethylthiazole kinase, which translates into the protein MDNASLLAAVREKQPLVHHLTNWVTIYDCAQLVKSFGASPVMAHAVEEAADMASLASALVLNIGTLTTELIEGMKLAARAANAKGAPVVLDVCGAGATPFRDRMVAALLDAARIDIIKGNASEIARVAGRQVRTRGVDAGSVEGNLAGIAETLAAASDCVVVVTGKEDIVAGKGARYFIKNGHEMMSRVVGTGCMAASAIGAFAGVCPEDLPRAATAGLVCFEVAAELAVKGAQGPGSFKERLFDSVAGLTGENVSTMQKVW